Proteins from one Rosa chinensis cultivar Old Blush chromosome 7, RchiOBHm-V2, whole genome shotgun sequence genomic window:
- the LOC112177286 gene encoding F-box protein CPR1, whose amino-acid sequence MEYLPQDLIHEIVLRLPVKCLIRFSFVSKLWKAVIHSKDFIRKHRQRFNLNHLNDFALIRHHVESDPHDHFYSVTFSGDDTTLEEERLKHPLYSLEESDRLGLQSGIVAFCNGLILLHVRSKKYDLGLFLWNPMISKHKIIPTPFKWARGQFSNRMYGLGYHSAEDDLKVLVLTEDHDNRSHSLFGQINLTMDLKVYSVALNRWKRIEKLPPSNLRIYVNHQSNMVSMNDSRVAWLMRDNDQLDLYMVVTFDLVKEEYQFFRVPILIRGPGVVKLMAFGGFLCFLRCYTGDCINVWFTKDCDSCWSLEPVVLNCEPLFFDGERFLLNHDGNDKLIWYNIKTQKHDYGTEIRWHTRSNRCTETTLCVGDLSLLLDADPDGRRSYFGHLF is encoded by the coding sequence ATGGAGTACCTCCCGCAGGACCTAATACATGAAATTGTTTTAAGACTCCCTGTGAAGTGTCTAATCCGATTTTCTTTCGTTTCAAAGCTATGGAAGGCTGTCATCCACAGCAAAGACTTCATTCGAAAGCATCGTCAACGCTTTAATCTCAACCACTTAAATGATTTTGCCCTCATTCGCCATCATGTTGAATCTGATCCTCATGATCACTTCTATTCAGTAACCTTTTCTGGTGATGATACCACGTTAGAAGAAGAACGATTGAAGCATCCATTATATTCCCTTGAAGAAAGTGATAGACTTGGGCTTCAATCTGGCATCGTTGCTTTTTGCAATGGATTGATTTTACTTCATGTTAGAAGTAAGAAATATGATCTTGGTCTCTTTTTATGGAACCCCATGATTTCAAAGCATAAAATTATACCCACCCCCTTCAAATGGGCACGAGGACAATTCTCGAATCGGATGTACGGATTGGGCTATCATTCTGCTGAAGATGACTTGAAGGTGTTGGTTCTTACCGAAGATCATGATAATAGGTCGCATTCTCTTTTTGGACAAATAAATTTGACGATGGATTTAAAAGTCTACAGCGTAGCATTAAACAGATGGAAAAGGATAGAAAAGCTTCCACCCAGTAATCTTCGAATTTATgtaaatcatcaatcgaatatGGTGTCAATGAACGATTCTCGTGTAGCTTGGCTTATGAGAGACAATGATCAATTAGATCTGTACATGGTTGTGACTTTTGATCTTGTGAAGGAGGAGTATCAGTTTTTTCGTGTTCCGATTCTTATTCGGGGTCCGGGAGTAGTAAAACTGATGGCATTCGGAGGCTTCTTATGCTTTTTGCGCTGTTATACAGGTGACTGTATAAATGTTTGGTTTACAAAAGATTGCGATTCTTGCTGGTCGTTGGAGCCTGTTGTGTTGAATTGCGAGCCTTTATTCTTTGATGGTGAGAGGTTTCTCTTGAACCATGATGGCAATGATAAACTGATTTGGTACAATATAAAGACACAAAAACATGATTATGGGACTGAAATTCGTTGGCAT